ttgggtgcaaaccctccagacgtaggtgaaagttttcactgaactgggttaacaacttctgagtgttattgttttgttgttaagttttgtttattgttaagcgattgtcgaacctcttgtcccagcatcgtgtaggacaatcgtatcagagggaacctgaattacatctttgaaaagacttttcatacttagattcatttctacaatcagaggcatcacaggcaacaatttcttctaacttagcaatctggttcttaagcacaaagttagaattgatcaaggcatgattatcatttttcaaatcagaaataattttctcatgttcagaaggagtcttggaaacagcagataagttctttttcagcttcttatgcttagacaataaggagttatacttatccataatatcagacaatgcatgtttcagttcagaggtagagaaagaagcgaatacctcattttcatcgtctgagttaggatttccttctgattctgagtcagagtcaacaactccctttgactctgcttccttgtctttgacaatagccatgagtccttggacttcatcatcagagtcaacatcctctgactctgattcatcaaatgtcaccatcagactcttctttgtcttgaagtgcttctttggcttcttgtccttcttcaattttggacagtcacttttgtagtgccctgattctttgcactcaaagcatgtgacttccttaagtgaggacttcttctgacctgaggattcagactttccttttgcctttccagagcctttgtatttgctctgcctgtgcttccagatgcgattgagtctcttggagatcagagtcagctcatcttcatcagaatcttctgatgcttcttcagattcctcttcttcagcttgaagagcttttgacttctcaaccttagccttttcagatttagatttcaaggctatggactttttcctcagatcttgcatctctgagcgcttcagctcatggcatttcaaaatgctgatgagttcttctaaactcatattctcaacgtctctcgtgagctctattgaagtcactaaaggcatccaactttcaggaagacacctgatgacccttatgacatgatcttttgttgtgtagctcttgttgagaggtcgtatgccagctacaagcaactgaaatctggagaacatttcttcaattgactcatttggctccatgatgaaggattcatacttttggatcaaagacaatgcctttgattctttgactttcttgtttccttcatgagacatcttcagagattcgaaaatgccttttgcaaactcacgatctgtaatcttctggtactcttcataggaaatagcacttagaagaattgctcttgctttgtgatgttgtgagtacagcttcttttgatctgcagtcatctctgaccttgggatcttcttgccatctgcatcaactggacgctcgtagccatccacaacaatatcccagagatctgcatcgaaacccagaaagaaactttccagtctatctttccaatattcgaacctttgaccgtcgaacataggaggctttgcattgtaaccatctctttgagtttcactgttggtggcagccattgtttttcacaccgtcccggatcactgaacactgttaggtgtggtaatcaaaacttgcgctctgataccaattgaaggtatgaaaaacggtagaaagggggggtttgaataacgttttcagtataaaacttccaccttaaagattttgacaaatctttcgagaacttaagtgctagagataagagatagaaaagcacacaaggattttatcctggttcacttgataaatcactcaagctactccagtccacccgttaaggtgatttcttccttcttagaatgaaggcaatccactaatcaggtaagagttacaactgcacttgaaacctacaagtgactaacaattacactgacttagctcacactaagattcactctcttagtcttctctaggatccgatcagccttgatctcctaaaggaactaaacaaactgtttatcaaagaattgtttacaagagatttgcttctaaaaagctaatagtaaactcaatgaatttcagatgaaagaaagcttagaagaatttaagtttgtcttgcgcttATGTGAATTCTTCtggccgtttctttcagtcttcagcctctttatatactccaaggattagggttgagcgttgcatgggaaatgctaccgttggagggcagttctggaaaatccagcttctgctgtgtctgagactgttaggtaggtcgtcaggaaggtacagttgcttttgtacttggatagcgacttgacctttaaacctaggagacttctgatcaggggatgcttcatattggaacttgtgaagccggttgatcagagtcagagggaaagcccagatcctctgaccattgtttcttctgattctgaactcagagggaagaacatggtcttcagagtatcttgcttctggacaacagaatttcactaatcagcttctggatcttcagagtcttctacaccatcagaatatctgagccttcagtgtttcttggttatcagactttctggatcttcagagcttctagtgactgagtccacatcagagtttgtataacttcagaacttctgaagcttttccactgttcatactgaacatggtgaatgcgaaagcgttgcttgggttgctctttatacacagtgcttctgatttgtgtgagattgagttgaggtcagagcctgtaaatagcacactcagaaaaacacgttagagtaccacaattgttcatatcaaaaggttaacttgtaatcatcaaaacatagagttgtactactagatcaaaacttgatcttacaaaggtTTCCAAAACCCATATGAAAGTCTCAGTTTTCACATCATGAACAAGTGCAGCAGCAAAGATAGTTGTTTGCTTGTGGTGGTTGTATCCACAAAAAATCACAAGAGGTTTGTTATACTTGTTCTTCTTGTATGTGCTATCAAAGGCAACCACATCTCCAAACACGTTATAATCCATTCTACTGGTTCCATCACACCATAGCAAGTTAAGGAGATTACCTTGTTCCGATTTGTTGTACTTGAAGAAAAATAGTGGGTCACTGTCAAGTTTTCCTTGTAAATAGGACAGCGCCACAACTGCATCACCATCTTTGActcttttccttttttgcttGTCTAGGTGGTTGGCCAAGTCCTTGCCGGTAAAGCCTACGGACTCAGCGCCACCTTTTTGGCCCATCATCACCTCCATAATATTGCAGGTCCTCACACCAAATAGGTTCAtaccttctgcttgagctttgtcCCCTTCACTCAATTGCCAGAATTTTGGAATCAAATGAACATGCTTATATGGTGTTAATGGGTGATTGTGTTCATCGCAAAAAAAAACCACTTTCCACATTTTACTGCTAGAAAAACAACGAAATCGAATTCTAGCAAGGCAACCCACTCTAGTAATAGGCTTAGGTTGTTTTCTTCTGCCACTATTATGCATATGCTTCTGATGCCTTTGACCAGCCCTATTGCACACCACCTGTCGTGAGATAATCTTGTCATCATCATCCTTGTATACATCATCTTTTCTTGGAGAGAATCCACGGATACGAGCATATTTAGAATAGAATTCACATGCTTCCTCCTCATAAGAGAAATCCATCCCTCTAATGTCGTCTGCAGACAATTCAGTAATCCTTTTCATGACTTTAACTTCTACATCAGAGTTTTTTTGACTGTCATTTCCAGTTTCAAACATCTCATCAACATCCACAAAATTTTCCCCATCATTATTCCCTTCATTCACACCCTGCTTCAAACCGTTGGCAGGGCTAGAATTCAGACAATCATCCTCATCGATGATATAAAGCTCGTCATCAAACGGATTAAGCCAATTATCTCCTGAAGAATCATTCATTTTCCCAACTCTGAAATAAAATCAAAACCGACGATTCAAGACATTGCTACCTAATAAAACCATACTTAGggtaaaaattattaaaaatcatACCAGTTCAGGTAGCCGCAAATGTCCACAGACAACTTCGATCCCTGCTCAATAGAGTAGTGTACAAATCGAAACACCCGTATCAAAATCTTACAGCGACACAGACGAGCACAACCAAATTCATCAGTGAACGCACAGTCGAAGAAGAATCACCTGTGAAACCCTCGAAATCACACAAACCAAAGGCTACCGAAGACGACAGTTCaaatagatgaaatgaaatcaGGAAATCAATCTAGGTGACTTCAGGAACAAAACCTATCTCATGAACCCTAATCTAATCTTTCACGAACCCATAATGTAAATTACCTCCAAGATCTTTTTAACTtagcttttgttttcttttaccttAGCTAAGGGACCAACTTATAAATAAATGAAGTTAGGGGGTAAATTCATGATTTACGAAAGGCCACTGCTATTATTCCGGATTTAAAAAAATCGAAACAAATGAAATAATGTTATTGGTCCACGCAATTCCTGTACGCTACCCATAAAAAAGTTGCGGGCACCACAGAAATTGCCTTAAGTAATACAGTATTAGGTTTGGCAAAGGTGATTGAGATATGAGTTGGGTGAGTATGATTGAGATATGAGtacttaaataattaattttttgatcGGATGGGTACTTATATTTTAGTACTTCTAGGTTATTGAAGTAAAATTGTTCTATCATGCACACAGTGGAGAAAAATCATTGACATTTCGAtatctattttttatatattgatttgtttatatttgtttttatgAAAACTCTGATGTCTAAAGAGTGTTatatttttatgtgtttttgcTGCATAGTTTACATCTGTCTCTGCAACTGCTTATGTTTAACAAAGAATTGTATGTACCTGGGGCTTATTCTGGTATAATGGtaataggaacagagggagtttGGAAATATAGCAAAAACAAAGGATATCCTATCTGGGACTGATTTCTGTTTTAGTGTGATCAAGAGTTCAGTAATGTGATCTTTTTCTAATTGAAACTTTTTTAAATGTCTTAACTAATTATGTGTTTCCCTTTGGCCTGTATGCACTTTTAGGGTCATTAAGATGCAGCTAACACAGTTCTTCTTCGTATAAAATTTGGGAGTTTCATTGTTACTATCCTTGTAATTGATTACCTGGCCTTTCGTTTCCAATGATTGAACATAGTAACTTCCTGTCTTTGAGGTTTTGGTGATTCAATTAACTTAGAAACTAAATAAAACAAACCACACCATGGAAAGTACATAGTAACCACCATAGATTCAATTAACAGAGTTGTCCATAACATGAAAAACAACCTTGACATTTTACAATAACATCAACCcaacaaaaaaatcaaactaCTAAGACATCCAAAAATGATCGAATCAACAACACATGTGTCGATCATAAAACATCAAAAGTGAACAACCTTCAAAATGACATAACcaaacaagaaaagaaaaggtgacCTTCAAAACTTTCAAAAATGGTAGAATAGCTTGGATCAGAGGACGGGATGCCTTCCAGAACATGGAGCATTACAACTTACCGTCACCATTCTGATTCTCTCCATGATATTAGCTACTGTCTCCTTGCTTTCTTGGAGTACTTTAACACTTCTGCTAAGCTTCACtctcttcccagaaattgaAGGAGACTCCTCCAACAGCCTCTCAATCCAACCGCAATCTGGAGACATCAAATCATGACAAATCTCCTTTTCAAGCTCATGGTTTACAAGGTCTTTGATACTCAACATTAAATGCAATGCCATAGAGTCAATCAGCCTCCTCTGCACAATTTTCCAATAAGCTATCATTCTCACTTTCAAATCAAAGGCTTGGCTAAGAATTTTAGTGTGATCCCTCAAATAACCAACATCAATTACCCCAACACCTTCAAGCTTTACTTTTGACGGCTTCTTAACATCCAATACTTCCCTCAAAAAAGAATCTCGACGAGATATCAGCTTATCATATTCCTGCAAGTACTCAGGATTACAAGTGTAATCCGTGTTCTTCTCCATTTCAATAGATTGCAGCACATGTTTGATTGAATATTGCTTCTTCTTACCAATAAGACTATTCCCTGCTCTTGTTGCTGAAAGCTGAAGCTGATAATAATTTAATGAATGGAGCGCTAATACATAAACCACAACAGTTTCCAGATAGTCCCACACTTTTTCAACAAAATCAATTGGTTTCTTTGCAATGGAATTCACTTTCCTCTTTAGTATAGTAAGGAAAGCAGTTCTTGGCATGAAGTTTGGAAGACCAATCATCTTTGCTTCTTCCAACATCTGTATCTCTTCCACAAGAAAATCCTTGGCAGGATCACTTTCAGAACTTCCATCAAGATCACTTGCGAACGAATCAAGCATCTCCACCAAGCGAGCAGTGCAATGCATGTGTTTGTCTTCAGGGTACTCCCCAAAATCTCCTGCTATAAGAATTTTTCTCAGAGAATCTTTAGACAACCCAATAATATGCAAGAAAGTTGTCATAGCATCAGCCACTGATGACAAGTTGGGAGGCAATTTCTCTAACTCAGATAAATTACTAGCAAGCTTTTCATTGATTTTCTTAACAATATCTGGCAGAGTTTTAGATATGATCATTGCTTGAACCTGAACAAGCTTTTGAGCCAAAACAGGAATACCCACAATAGATTTGTCTATTTTGGAAAGAAGAGGGTGAGTCTCAAACAGCTTCAATTCTTCAATTCTTGCTTCCTCATAAGACTCCTCTCCAATGCGGTTTCTGACACAAACATAGCCAAGACCAATGTTAACATCATCAGCTGTCACCTTCTCTAGCAAGCCTTCAGGGGACTTATCAGCCTTTGTAACCACAGCAAGTGTCCTCAAACCAGTTTTATCCACAGTCTGTGACATCCTAATGGACTCACATGTGGTGAAATCAACAGTTGCTGAAAGAACATTCAAGATGATGCTTTCATCAGGAGTAATGTACTCCATGATAATATCCTTAATCTGGTCATAAATATTCTCAGGTTGGCCATGAACAGGCACCCTAGTAATGCCTGGAAGATCAACCATGGCAAGATCAGGAACACCATTCTTCTTCACCAGAAGAGTCAAAGGGTTGTTGGAAATCCCTTTGCCAGAACCAGCAAGCTCCTCTGTGGCAAGGTTTATTGCATCAGAGACATGTGCTTCATCTGTTGAAATGGTTTTGCCATTGAACTCCAAAATAAGTTCTGGCTTTGGGAGAGTGTGATTTTGGAGCCTCATGATCAAAGGGACCCTGGTGCATATGCCTTGGCCACGGGGTAAACTAATACCAGCAAGAGATTCAAGCACACTGGATTTCCCAGAAGATTGATCACCAACAACCACAATGGTGGGAAGTTGTATTCCCTCTTTAGAAATGTTGAGGCGCCTCAGGTTTTCAACAGCATCAAGAACAGGGCGAATTTTCTCATTGTATGAGGACACAATTGGTGCAACAACAGAAATAGATTCTTGAGATTGTTCTAATTCTTCATGGACTAAAAGATCATTTTTAGTGGAAGACCTAGTTTTCTTTGCTGAAACCATTTTTAGTGGACACAAGTTGTAAACTGAGAAGGTGCAAAAGGGATATAAGAACTGTTTGGTATGCTTAAGATGAGAGCTAGCTTTAGCTCAAATGCATATTTATAAGGAACCAAATGAAGTGATAGAGCCTAGAGGGTCGGTTGGTATATCTTGAAGAAAGGAAGCACTTTATTTGAGCTTTTAAGGTGAGTGGGAGTTACAGCTGAGCTCATGCCTCTTGGGGGTCTTCTAAGTTTATGAAATTGAGTGGTTCTTGTTAAGTGCATAGTAGTGAATTCTTTTAAAAACCTTACATTGATTAATTCAAGTAACAAATTAAAACTCAAAACCTAAATATTCAAGTACTTTCAGTGGTCTATTTTTACTGGATGGAAATTTCATATTAATCCCATTAACCTATTGACATATTGAAATTGCAAAATGACTTGTTACTAGTCATTTTTGTAAATATTAATCATTGATGCCTGAATCTCCTTATGATTAAGTTTTTATGTGTTTAAGTACCCGTTTGGATGAGAACTTATTGGATTTTATTTAGTGCATTTTCTAGTAGATAGGCTTCAATAAACTCGTATGCAAACATGTTCTAATTGTTGTGAATGTAATTGTCTAACTTTGTAGGTGACTGTtttgggaatgaacattgaggaaaggtatagtacctaagagTAGAgtgattgtgctagagagagagaatgagagggaGAATGGgggagagaatgctgaatttcatgtgtcatttcatcaaatgagcaaaagtcccttacaattgataactacctcctatttatagagcttgggtactacctattgggccaattgggcctccgagatcaaggcccaattttAAGGCCAGgaccccgcctcagggcgggctacatgctgggcgttgcccctctaggggctcgcccagtccactagtccacaagacaccgagctcgaagtatgagagctaagtgtgtcttttaaatgcctttacatgtgTCCTATTGTacactgggatctaagctgtcaacatgacttgagaaaagtgtggtaaactacgtcgccaacatggcgtgagcaaaaggaaactaacaTCTTTAGCCACCtagtccactgacttggcgagcagcccgagccggcaagtccacaagtccacaagtccacaagcggcgagagcgatcGCTCCGTGCCGGCGATTAGCTGGAGCAGGTacatgatcgttcgccggcgggagAGGTGGCAGGCATTGGCCACGTGCTGATCATTCAACTATGGACTGGCAGCATTCCCGGCGAGCGACTAAACTTTGTTGTTGGTatcacctgtcaggcgatggtgtttggtttcttcagtggcgaggcctttcgcgctttcccctatttcaaaaacttttcaaattcctaactgccccacgtgactgccccacgtgCTCCGGAACCGTcatttcacttttcataactgtcccatcgtgcgcagtaactccccactACACGCGACCCActctcccaaaaccatcatgacttccaaccttccacacgcgtccaacacgcgtcacccttccagcttccccccttctcctataaaaacccttcttccccacaatcatccctttccgagacctctcCTTACTTCCCTAATCccttaccaaactccctctgccaacttccgttctggagccgtcgcttatcatcctttccgctacccactctacACATCCTTCTCCGGTGAGTCCTACTGCCCTTATTTCTGCATCATATATacactcatcttttcctttctttcacttcgctgtcttctaaaaatggcttcaaaccctacctcccctaatcattcctcttcctcctccggaagcgaccctgactccaccgccgccggcggcctccgtttagaggtcccggagatccctccttaccgactaaaaacctacgccactctgccccttccaatCCAAAGagcccccactcacgaggctatagaccaaccttccattttccaggatagcgatctcattgtgcaattcgtgaggtccctgggtggtttgtctaatgacgatgagtttaacgccaaactcaggatctgtaTCTGCAGTcctggggatcgcccctggcttcataagccaaacggcgacgtaaagagatcccactttttctttgcgtatgaatacatgtttagcgagcttggaatcaggcttcctttctcgccctttgtccaaaccgtcctccgcgacatcaacgcggctccctgccaactccaccccaacgcctgggccttcattcggtgctttgaaatcttatgcgctgcggttggcatcgccccatctcccgccagtttcttctacctctacgatgttgaccccaagtccatcaaaaacagaggatggatttccctaAAGGCCCGGGCaggccggaagtgcttgcatccccacaaaagtaacgcgaagtcttCCTTCGCGCTGAAGTActttcgtgtggcggttcaccccgcctacccagaggccttcacccttagggatgggaccgcccttttccctctttactggacggagaagcccaatgggattaccgatccttcagaggaatctttgtccgccaacgacaaagcctttctaaatctccttgccccgcttcctatccttgactgcacaacagtccttgagggcgctgacctctcaagaactcccaaatacttaggttgtccATAGCTTACTTTTATTATCGACATTTTCTTTCTCGTCTCCTGTGTTgtcactgattttttttttattgttgcagaagatatgaacttcacgaacgccgagctcctgaaggcccgcgagaggagaatggctcgcttttccctaaagttcaacgctgagggtgacgtgaaaaagcggggcggtgctgagaaccaagctgagagcgccaaagctcccaagaggagaaaattggtcaaagcctcctccggcgccggcacctccaaccctggcgctcagcccaccactgctgctgcgcctaaaggcaaaaatgttactgaagcctccgtcgccgcggcTACCGAGCCAACCACCGTCCCAGCCTCTATTCCTGCCACCGCCGGCGCGGCCGCcgctgttgccgctgagtccaCTGCTGGCGCCACCGCCGCCTCCGTCGGtgccacaaccaccaacatttctcaatcctcagctgttgagaaactcgccggcgtcaacgccacaaaagctgctgcgtcttccgacactcccgttggagagaaggaaaaataaaatgaaaccccgaagtctccctctcgccaagacgcacctcctagcccgcccccaaCACATGATGcaggctccatgccttccccgcctcaacaaggggaaaaatcctgtcctggcgctgcgaTTACCTCTGAAGCAGCTCGAATTGAGCAAGCTCCTGCTCCCGAgggcggttcttcaagctattataatatgctccccaacgccattgaaccctcagaattcttacttactggcctcaaccgtgacgtcatagaaaaagaagttttgagtcggggccttaatgaaaccaaggaggagactcttgctggtctcctacgcgctgggtgcatctttgcccacgcgtttgagaagttcaacgccgccaccattgaagctgagcggttgaaggccgaaagtgctaagcatcaagaagccgccgctgcttgggaaaagcgtttcgacaaactggcgacgcaggcaggaaaagacaaagtctatgccgacaagatgat
This is a stretch of genomic DNA from Lotus japonicus ecotype B-129 chromosome 1, LjGifu_v1.2. It encodes these proteins:
- the LOC130734622 gene encoding dynamin-related protein 4C-like produces the protein MVSAKKTRSSTKNDLLVHEELEQSQESISVVAPIVSSYNEKIRPVLDAVENLRRLNISKEGIQLPTIVVVGDQSSGKSSVLESLAGISLPRGQGICTRVPLIMRLQNHTLPKPELILEFNGKTISTDEAHVSDAINLATEELAGSGKGISNNPLTLLVKKNGVPDLAMVDLPGITRVPVHGQPENIYDQIKDIIMEYITPDESIILNVLSATVDFTTCESIRMSQTVDKTGLRTLAVVTKADKSPEGLLEKVTADDVNIGLGYVCVRNRIGEESYEEARIEELKLFETHPLLSKIDKSIVGIPVLAQKLVQVQAMIISKTLPDIVKKINEKLASNLSELEKLPPNLSSVADAMTTFLHIIGLSKDSLRKILIAGDFGEYPEDKHMHCTARLVEMLDSFASDLDGSSESDPAKDFLVEEIQMLEEAKMIGLPNFMPRTAFLTILKRKVNSIAKKPIDFVEKVWDYLETVVVYVLALHSLNYYQLQLSATRAGNSLIGKKKQYSIKHVLQSIEMEKNTDYTCNPEYLQEYDKLISRRDSFLREVLDVKKPSKVKLEGVGVIDVGYLRDHTKILSQAFDLKVRMIAYWKIVQRRLIDSMALHLMLSIKDLVNHELEKEICHDLMSPDCGWIERLLEESPSISGKRVKLSRSVKVLQESKETVANIMERIRMVTVSCNAPCSGRHPVL